One Insulibacter thermoxylanivorax genomic window, GGACGAAAGACTTCATCTTCTTGATGGGCACGAATTTCTTTATCTCTTTGACATTCTATACGCTGATGACCACGATGGCAGCTTACGCCATTCAGCAGTTCCAAGCATCGGAAAGCAGTGCCGGCCTTGCTTCCAGCATCTTCGTATTGGCGGCAGTATTCTCTCGCTTGTTTACTGGAAAATATCTGGAGTTGATCGGCCGCAGGAAGCTGTTATTCATCAGCCTAGGCTTGTTCCTCACAGCATCCTTACTCTATCTGCCGATCAATAATCTCTACTTACTCCTGATCGTTCGCTTCATCCACGGGATCGCCTTCGGTTCTTCTTCGACAGCGATGATGACTTCGGTGATGAATCTGATCCCGGACAGCCGAAGAGGGGAAGGAACGGGATATTTCTCGCTGAGTTCTACAGTTGCCACTGCTATTGGACCATTCGTGGGCCTGTTCATTGCACAGCACGCGGATTATTCGGTGATCTTCTTCGTATGTACGGCCTTTGCCATCCTGGCGATCGTGATGACGCTGTTTGCCAAGATTCCGGAGATTGAGCTGTCTGAAGAACAGCGGAAGAAGATGAGACGAGGAATCCATCCTCGGGATTTCTTCGAGATCAAGGCTCTGCCGATCTCCATCCTCATGATCTTGATGGGGATTGCTTATGCAAGTATCGTGTCCTTCATGAATACCTATGCGGCGGAGATTCACTTGACGGAAGCAGCCAGCTACTACTTCATCGTCTATTCGATCGTATTGTTCGCTTCACGCCCGCTCACGGGTAAGCTGTTAGATCTCAAAGGCGATAACGTCGTCATCTATCC contains:
- a CDS encoding MFS transporter; this encodes MTKPRLWTKDFIFLMGTNFFISLTFYTLMTTMAAYAIQQFQASESSAGLASSIFVLAAVFSRLFTGKYLELIGRRKLLFISLGLFLTASLLYLPINNLYLLLIVRFIHGIAFGSSSTAMMTSVMNLIPDSRRGEGTGYFSLSSTVATAIGPFVGLFIAQHADYSVIFFVCTAFAILAIVMTLFAKIPEIELSEEQRKKMRRGIHPRDFFEIKALPISILMILMGIAYASIVSFMNTYAAEIHLTEAASYYFIVYSIVLFASRPLTGKLLDLKGDNVVIYPALVMFAASLLLLSMSSNAFIFLLSGALAALGFGTIMSASQAIAIKLTPKHRYGLATSTFFICLDGGVGIGPFLLGFLVPKIGYDGMYLTLAVIVGLSIFLYYVLHGRTASAPQIALQKDQQPAWQTKY